The segment aatctttctatattttctgaTAAAACATTTTCAAGAAAAGATGCGCTCAAACACAATTTGAATATACTTATGTATATTGGTTCTATTAAACAGCTATTAAGTAATTAGGTAAAAGTGTAACAAAACCAAGTAGAAAGTAAAGTTGATTACTTACTCTTCTGTAATACCCATGGCCCAGCCTGAACGAGAGCAGATCTCCCCAAGGCTAATCTTCCACCGGTCAATCTCTTCTTTTGGCTGCCGATCTGGATGGGCATAATGTTTTGTAAATGCCTTCTTGTACGGACTGGAGTTCTTGAGAGGATATCTAACGTCACTTGGATCCATATCATAAAACAGAGGAACGATCAAGCCTGGGGTTTTCAACATTTCAGCGGCCTCCTTCAGACACCATGTTGAGTCTGCATAGCCTTCTGAAAATACAGGAATACGTATGGCGCTGCTCCCGATTGCGCTTTCCAACGATGGCCAAATTTTTGCTCCCTTGTTCAAACTCTTGCTGTCTAAAAAGACACGCAATCCGGCTTTGGAGAGAGCTTCAGAGAGACGATTGACCAGAGTATTTCTCACGTCTGGTCCTCTAAAACTCAGAAACACATCATTcctgaaaaaatcagggtctaagGAGGTACGTGAAGCAGTGCGGGCGAGAAAAAATTCCCTGATGCTGTGGAAATCTTGCACCTTGGCATCTCGTTCCCACACTTCATAATCTTCTAAAGTCCTCACATACTCCCGCTTCCGGGTCAAAAAATCTTTTTTTACGGCGAGAAATCTTTTTTTTAGGTCGAGAATTTCTCTTTCTCTGGCTTCTCTGGACCAGTGATGCCATACCTTCTTTTCGAGGTAATCTTGCTTGCTGTCGAGATATACATCCTTCACGGCGAGATAATTTCGCATACGGTCGAAATAATTTGGCCCACTGTCCCAATATTCTCTATAGGCTTTGTCAAAAGACGGATACCAGAGATAACTGTCCCAATATTTTTCCCTATATTTTTCCCTAATTTTTTCCCaaaaatttttttccccaaattttttttcccaaattttttttTCCCAATATTCTTCTGCCGTCATCAG is part of the Cryptomeria japonica chromosome 10, Sugi_1.0, whole genome shotgun sequence genome and harbors:
- the LOC131053704 gene encoding disease resistance protein RPV1-like, with the protein product MEELMTAEEYWEKKIWEKKFGEKNFWEKIREKYREKYWDSYLWYPSFDKAYREYWDSGPNYFDRMRNYLAVKDVYLDSKQDYLEKKVWHHWSREAREREILDLKKRFLAVKKDFLTRKREYVRTLEDYEVWERDAKVQDFHSIREFFLARTASRTSLDPDFFRNDVFLSFRGPDVRNTLVNRLSEALSKAGLRVFLDSKSLNKGAKIWPSLESAIGSSAIRIPVFSEGYADSTWCLKEAAEMLKTPGLIVPLFYDMDPSDVRYPLKNSSPYKKAFTKHYAHPDRQPKEEIDRWKISLGEICSRSGWAMGITEDSEVEVERIVKDVIDMLHFH